The proteins below are encoded in one region of Brassica napus cultivar Da-Ae chromosome A6, Da-Ae, whole genome shotgun sequence:
- the LOC106348270 gene encoding membrane protein of ER body 2, giving the protein MDRPADGSKFGEGGEIVDADFLVGLLETFRFGKYNLPAIKNVLNAPAKVTSATEQQDKTTEKQDEEGSQGLVGNTSVHESIGSVSSSSDPIIMDTMSETGSHNEPVSNEESGYNWLESNPTNLPNVENERHHNAEEGEIVVEEEIYKEEEEDKEDEEEDENKNSERTSSESEEKSNLETLLAIQEKYELYCPSCSSCITRKVILRKKEHVKLVDLYADLKPYESTDIEEIEPPVKLHVPETLIENGDQEDKKEGYIFTCLACLKYYIRKGARFLQRDYARGLPVEESVEVHLEPRKSSNTTETPPQNKLDRERFTVELLKSTVYGGLTETITSLVVVSSASASGSSTENILALAVANLAGGLIVLAQNLRDLRNNSDQENDRYNELLGRRDNIRLHVLVAVLSYIFFGLIAPLVYAFSFYQTGIKNYKLVSVFSVSLVCAIMLGMIKVYVRKPVNVRASPKPYLKSAAYYTSIVVVSSGVSHIVGEIVGEYIRKLGLFSLYQTGLTSTFDGVKPDEYRFTSF; this is encoded by the exons ATGGACCGACCAGCTGACGGAAGCAAGTTTGGGGAGGGAGGTGAAATTGTAGATGCAGATTTCTTGGTGGGTCTTCTCGAGACCTTCAGATTTGGCAAATACAATCTTCCCGccataaaaaatgtattaaatGCGCCGGCAAAGGTTACATCGGCGACGGAGCAGCAGGACAAGACCACCGAGAAGCAGGATGAAGAGGGATCTCAAG GTCTCGTAGGGAACACGTCTGTTCACGAAAGCATAGGATCGGTGTCTTCCAGTTCAGATCCAATAATAATGGATACTATGAGCGAAACCGGTTCACATAATGAACCTGTTTCAAACGAAGAATCCGGTTATAATTGGTTAGAGTCGAACCCCACAAACTTGCCTAATGTAGAGAATGAAAGGCACCACAACGCAGAAGAAGGTGAGAtagtagtagaagaagaaatatacaaagaagaagaagaagacaaagaagacgaagaagaagacgaaaatAAAAACAGCGAGAGAACATCATCTGAGTCAGAAGAAAAATCAAACCTAGAGACATTGCTTGCGATACAAGAAAAGTACGAGCTTTATTGTCCAAGCTGTAGCTCTTGTATCACCAGAAAAGTGATTCTTAGGAAAAAGGAACATGTGAAGCTCGTTGATTTGTATGCGGATCTGAAACCTTATGAATCAACCGACATTGAGGAGATTGAACCACCGGTTAAGCTGCATGTCCCGGAGACTCTTATTGAGAATGGTGATCAAGAAGACAAAAAGGAGGGTTATATCTTCACTTGCTTAGCCTGTCTAAAGTACTACATCCGAAAAG GAGCCAggttcttacaaagagattatGCCAGGGGATTACCTGTTGAGGAGTCAG TTGAAGTACATTTAGAGCCTAGGAAGAGTAGTAACACCACTGAAACACCGCCTCAAAATAAACTCGACCGTGAAAGATTCACCGTTGAGCTACTGAAGAGCACCGTGTACGGTGGTCTAACCGAGACCATCACCAGCCTCGTCGTTGTATCTTCTGCCTCTGCCTCCGGATCCTCCACCG AGAATATTTTGGCTCTTGCAGTCGCAAATTTGGCCGGTGGTCTCATCGTCCTTGCTCAAAAC CTTCGTGATCTAAGAAACAATTCAGATCAAGAGAATGATCGGTACAATGAGCTGTTAGGGAGACGTGACAATATCCGGTTGCATGTACTAGTAGCGGTCCTGTCTTACATTTTCTTCGGCCTAATTGCTCCATTGGTTTACGCATTTTCCTTCTACCAAACCGGAATCAAGAACTACAAGCTCGTCTCGGTTTTCTCGGTTTCTCTGGTTTGCGCAATCATGCTCGGTATGATCAAGGTCTACGTCCGTAAACCGGTCAATGTACGTGCATCGCCCAAGCCTTATCTCAAATCGGCTGCTTATTATACGTCTATTGTTGTTGTCTCTTCTGGAGTGTCACACATTGTTGGAGAAATTGTGGGAGAGTATATTCGAAAGCTCGGTTTGTTTAGTTTATACCAGACCGGTTTGACTTCAACATTTGATGGTGTTAAACCAGATGAATACCGGTTTACTTCCTTCTAA